A genomic segment from Triticum dicoccoides isolate Atlit2015 ecotype Zavitan chromosome 1A, WEW_v2.0, whole genome shotgun sequence encodes:
- the LOC119275339 gene encoding T-complex protein 1 subunit epsilon-like yields the protein MALAFDDFGRPFIILREQESKSRLRGLDAHKANVAAGKAVARSLRTSLGPKGMDKILQSPDGDVTITNDGATILEQMDVDNQIAKLMVELSRSQDYEIGDGTTGVVVLAGSLLEQAEKLLERGIQPIRIAEGYEMASKIAFDHLEHISTRFEFTAANIEPLVQTCMTTLSSKIVNRCKRMLAEIAVRAVLAVADLERKDVNLDLIKVDGKVGGKLEDTELIYGIAVDKDMSHPQMPKRIEDANIAILTCPFEPPKPKTKHKVDIDTVEKFQTMRGQEQKYFDEMVQKCKDVGATLVICQWGFDDEANHLLMQRNLPAVRWVGGVELELIAIATGGRIVPRFQELTPDKLGQAGLVREKSFGTTKDRMLCIERCANSRAVTIFIHGGNKMMIEEAKRSIHDALCVARNLIRNNSIVYGGGSAEISCSVAVEAAADRYAGAEQYAIRSFADALDGIPLALAENSGLPPIDTLTAVKSQQIQENNPYCGIDCNDVGTNDMRGQNVFETLIGKQQQILLATQVVKMILKIDDVITPSEF from the exons ATGGCGCTGGCGTTCGACGATTTCGGACGGCCCTTCATCATCCTGAGGGAGCAGGAGAGCAAGTCCCGCCTGCGGG GGCTCGACGCGCACAAGGCCAACGTCGCCGCCGGCAAGGCCGTCGCGCGCAGCCTCCGCACCTCCCTCGGCCCCAAGGGCATGGACAAGATTCTCCAGTCCCCCGACGGCGACGTCACCATCA CAAATGACGGAGCGACGATCCTGGAGCAAATGGATGTTGACAACCAGATtgcaaagcttatggtggagctttccCGTAGTCAAGACTATGAAATCGGGGATGGTACTACTGGGGTGGTGGTCCTGGCAGGGTCGCTCCTGGAACAAGCTGAGAAACTGCTAGAGCGTGGTATTCAACCGATAAGAATTGCCGAAGGATATGAAATGGCTTCCAAGATAGCTTTTGATCACCTCGAACATATCTCCACTAGGTTTGAGTTCACTGCTGCAAATATAGAGCCCTTGGTGCAGACCTGCATGACAACTCTGTCCTCAAAGAT TGTTAACCGTTGTAAGCGGATGCTTGCTGAGATTGCTGTCAGGGCAGTCCTTGCTGTTgctgatttggaaaggaaggatgtAAACTTGGACTTGATTAAAGTAGATGGTAAAGTTGGTGGGAAGCTAGAGGACACTGAGCTAATATACGGAATCGCTGTTGACAAAGATATGAGCCACCCACAAATGCCAAAGAGAATCGAGGATGCTAATATTGCCATCCTTACCTGCCCATTTGAGCCCCCAAAGCCCAAGACAAAGCATAAGGTTGACATTGACACTGTAGAAAAATTCCAGACGATGCGTGGACAAGAGCAAAAATACTTTGATGAAATGGTTCAGAAATGCAAG GATGTTGGTGCAACCTTAGTTATCTGTCAGTGGGGTTTTGATGATGAAGCCAATCATTTGCTTATGCAAAGAAATCTGCCCGCTGTGAGATGGGTTGGTGGTGTTGAATTGGAATTGATTGCCATAGCTACAG GGGGGCGTATTGTTCCAAGATTCCAAGAGTTGACTCCTGATAAGCTTGGGCAG GCTGGCTTGGTTAGAGAGAAGTCATTTGGAACAACAAAGGATCGAATGCTTTGCATTGAGAGATGTGCAAATTCCAGAGCTGTAACTATCTTCATCCATGGCG GCAACAAAATGATGATTGAGGAGGCCAAGCGAAGTATTCACGACGCTCTGTGTGTGGCTAGAAATCTGATCCGCAATAACTCTATTGTTTATGGTGGCGGCTCAGCTGAGATATCTTGCTCTGTTGCTGTCGAAGCTGCAGCAGATCGATATGCTGGAGCCGAGCAG TATGCAATTAGGTCGTTTGCTGATGCGCTGGATGGGATTCCACTAGCCTTGGCTGAAAACAGTGGTTTGCCACCTATTGATACGTTGACTGCGGTAAAATCTCAGCAAATTCAG GAGAACAATCCCTACTGTGGCATCGACTGCAATGACGTCGGGACCAACGATATGAGAGGACAGAACGTCTTTGAAACCCTGATTGGCAAGCAACAACAGATATTGTTGGCAACGCAGGTTGTTAAGATGATACTCAAGATCGATGACGTTATCACGCCGTCAGAGTTCTGA